A window of the Chryseobacterium arthrosphaerae genome harbors these coding sequences:
- a CDS encoding PA0069 family radical SAM protein, which translates to MQNENFIKGQGAQRNVINRFDRYTYEPEDEDFETVKTSFTEVFPKTIVNQVKSEDLPMEYSMNPYQGCEHGCSYCFARPTHEYWGYSAGIDFERKIMVKKNAPELLEKFFQKRGYKAAPILLSGNTDCYQPAERQFEITRKLLQVCLDYRHPVNILTKNALVLRDLDILKPMAEQNLVSVSLSIPTINEELRRKMEPRTSSAPNKLKAIEMLSENKIPVHVMVAPIIPGLNSDEPLNILKSISDAGALGFGYTLVRLNDTVEPVFVNWIEAHFPDRAQKVLNLIRSMRGGKLGDKRYFERQRGEGNIADMIHTTFKIGRKKFFDGKEFPKLSTVNFTGTKDQQLRLFD; encoded by the coding sequence ATGCAAAACGAAAATTTCATAAAAGGTCAGGGAGCGCAGCGAAATGTTATCAACCGTTTCGACAGGTATACCTATGAGCCTGAAGATGAAGATTTCGAAACCGTGAAAACCTCTTTTACCGAAGTATTTCCTAAAACTATTGTCAATCAGGTAAAAAGCGAAGATCTTCCGATGGAATATTCAATGAATCCCTACCAGGGATGTGAGCATGGATGTTCCTATTGTTTTGCAAGACCTACTCATGAATATTGGGGCTATAGCGCCGGAATTGATTTCGAAAGAAAGATCATGGTAAAGAAAAATGCGCCAGAACTTCTGGAGAAATTTTTTCAGAAAAGAGGGTATAAAGCAGCTCCTATCTTATTATCCGGAAATACAGACTGCTATCAGCCCGCTGAAAGGCAATTTGAAATTACCAGAAAACTCCTGCAGGTTTGTCTTGATTACCGGCACCCTGTCAATATTCTGACAAAAAATGCATTGGTATTGAGAGACCTTGATATCTTAAAGCCAATGGCAGAGCAGAATCTTGTCTCTGTTTCCCTTAGTATCCCAACCATCAATGAAGAATTGAGACGCAAAATGGAGCCGAGAACGAGTTCAGCTCCAAATAAATTAAAAGCCATTGAAATGCTCTCTGAAAATAAAATTCCAGTTCATGTTATGGTGGCCCCTATTATTCCGGGATTGAACAGTGATGAACCTTTAAATATCCTGAAATCTATATCAGATGCAGGTGCTTTAGGATTTGGATATACACTTGTGCGGTTAAATGACACTGTTGAGCCGGTTTTTGTTAATTGGATCGAAGCGCATTTCCCGGACCGGGCACAAAAAGTACTGAACCTGATCCGCTCGATGCGTGGAGGAAAACTTGGTGACAAAAGATATTTCGAAAGACAGAGAGGGGAGGGTAATATTGCAGACATGATTCACACCACCTTTAAAATAGGAAGAAAGAAGTTTTTTGACGGCAAAGAATTCCCTAAACTTTCCACTGTAAACTTCACCGGAACCAAAGATCAGCAATTAAGATTATTTGATTGA
- a CDS encoding AsmA family protein, translated as MKKWVKRLLISFGILAGIILAANFGLNYWLKTQLPGYIKKNTDYKVSYKTLDVDLGTGNILSTGISVNSKNPQNTNVIGLQGTIDTLKISRFGIYDAIFNKRISSSDLLLAKPNLNVILAKPVDRKTGKKRNPFLFENIRINDGSIAIFRDTKQKFLSVQQLNLFVENLQMTEESVENKLPVVFDRYSIRGKSFFFRPDQVYAITISSINTENGQMSVENFKLTPLLSFSQFKKFYPKKTQLFEFTIPAMEFKDVVLNKNKASLTNADFQNPVLTVYNTGVKAKKTEKKSNFEVNLEKIKLNNAVVQINKPDGNRLLTAGNLNLNINKLLFNKETSEQVVPVGYKDFTFSGKDIVYSDHQNITIGSIALKPSNGEIRDVILTSGDLSGKKTVMELKTSHIAFNINKLDFVDKKLVLDFKDVLIENANGTIKGGENKPVKKSGPDIIQSVIVRKVSLKNSNIIYDKGKEPLAFHDLNATVNNIELSPKPDNQGLSFTVKDYFLTTRNLAYKTQFYNLSLGLLKLNKNKIQINNFAMKPLVSRAQFIRMIPVERDLYDLKAGQITAEGSWDLFSQNKSINASHVVIQAADANIFRSKIPKDDPKIKALYSKMLRSIKIPMTVDHLDLKNSVLVYEEDTPESMGPGKLTFGNFNMNVRNLNSAKIKGKPTRVDIKINCSFMNQSPLSVSWNFDVADQNDAFAISGKTTGLPASGINPFIRPYLHVTATAGTIQEMLFNFKGNPAGLHGTFNLKHKDLKIAVLDKDNHEKKGFLTAVANVFIKSDSGSFPESVTVENVERDPTKSFFNLFWKGIEQGLKKTLIGKNVEKTEAKVKNAVSSVKDMKQSVKEIKQEIKNKTAPKPEEEKKEKKGFLKKIFKKKDHSEE; from the coding sequence ATGAAAAAATGGGTAAAAAGACTATTAATAAGTTTCGGAATCCTGGCAGGAATTATTCTTGCAGCAAATTTCGGACTGAACTATTGGCTTAAAACCCAGCTTCCCGGATACATTAAAAAGAATACAGACTATAAAGTTTCCTACAAGACACTGGATGTAGACCTGGGAACAGGAAATATTCTGTCAACAGGTATTTCCGTAAACAGCAAAAATCCGCAGAATACTAATGTTATTGGGCTTCAGGGAACAATTGATACCTTAAAAATCAGCCGTTTTGGAATTTATGATGCGATTTTTAATAAAAGAATAAGCTCTTCCGATCTGCTGTTGGCAAAGCCCAATCTGAATGTCATTCTGGCAAAACCTGTTGACCGTAAAACCGGTAAAAAAAGGAATCCGTTCCTGTTTGAGAATATTCGGATCAATGATGGTTCTATTGCTATTTTCAGAGATACGAAACAGAAGTTTTTATCTGTTCAGCAGCTCAATCTCTTTGTAGAAAATCTTCAGATGACGGAAGAATCTGTAGAAAATAAACTGCCTGTCGTTTTTGACCGCTACAGCATCAGGGGAAAAAGCTTTTTCTTCCGGCCGGATCAGGTATATGCGATCACGATCAGTTCTATTAATACAGAAAACGGACAGATGTCTGTTGAAAATTTTAAGCTGACTCCGCTCCTGTCTTTCAGTCAGTTTAAAAAATTCTATCCGAAAAAAACTCAGTTGTTTGAGTTTACCATTCCTGCAATGGAATTTAAAGATGTGGTTTTAAACAAAAATAAAGCCTCTCTTACGAATGCTGATTTTCAAAATCCTGTCCTTACCGTTTACAATACGGGAGTAAAAGCAAAAAAAACAGAGAAAAAATCGAACTTTGAAGTTAATTTAGAAAAAATAAAGCTTAACAATGCTGTTGTTCAGATCAATAAACCGGATGGCAACAGGCTTTTAACGGCCGGAAATCTTAACCTGAATATCAACAAGCTTCTGTTCAATAAAGAAACCTCAGAGCAGGTGGTTCCTGTAGGATATAAAGACTTCACCTTTTCCGGAAAAGATATTGTGTATTCGGACCATCAGAATATTACTATTGGAAGTATTGCTCTGAAGCCTTCCAATGGGGAAATCAGAGATGTCATATTGACATCGGGAGATCTCTCAGGGAAAAAGACTGTAATGGAATTAAAAACCAGTCATATTGCTTTTAATATCAATAAGCTGGATTTTGTGGATAAAAAGCTTGTGCTGGATTTCAAAGACGTTCTTATAGAAAATGCAAACGGAACCATCAAAGGCGGGGAAAATAAGCCTGTTAAAAAATCCGGCCCCGACATCATACAATCTGTTATAGTACGTAAAGTCTCTCTGAAAAATTCCAATATAATATATGATAAAGGAAAAGAACCGCTGGCCTTTCATGACCTGAATGCTACGGTCAACAATATTGAGCTCTCTCCCAAGCCTGATAACCAGGGACTTTCTTTTACCGTGAAAGACTACTTCCTGACGACCAGGAACCTTGCCTACAAAACGCAGTTTTATAATCTCAGTCTTGGCCTTCTGAAACTGAATAAAAATAAAATTCAGATCAATAACTTTGCGATGAAGCCTCTCGTTTCGAGAGCCCAGTTTATCAGAATGATACCCGTGGAAAGGGATCTGTACGATTTGAAGGCCGGACAAATAACAGCAGAAGGGAGCTGGGACCTGTTTTCTCAAAATAAATCGATCAATGCTTCCCATGTAGTCATACAGGCTGCAGATGCCAATATTTTCAGGAGTAAAATTCCGAAAGATGATCCCAAAATAAAGGCCCTTTATTCAAAAATGCTCCGTTCCATCAAAATCCCGATGACGGTTGACCATCTGGATCTGAAAAATTCCGTTCTGGTATACGAAGAAGATACCCCTGAAAGTATGGGGCCAGGAAAGCTGACGTTCGGGAACTTTAATATGAATGTAAGGAACCTGAATTCCGCCAAAATAAAAGGGAAGCCTACAAGAGTAGATATTAAGATCAACTGCTCATTTATGAATCAGTCACCGCTATCTGTCAGCTGGAACTTTGATGTAGCTGATCAGAACGATGCGTTTGCGATTTCAGGTAAAACAACCGGTCTTCCTGCCAGTGGAATCAATCCGTTTATCCGGCCTTATCTTCATGTGACAGCTACAGCGGGAACAATTCAGGAGATGCTTTTCAACTTTAAAGGAAATCCTGCAGGTCTGCATGGAACATTCAATCTGAAGCATAAAGATCTGAAAATTGCGGTTTTAGATAAGGATAATCATGAAAAAAAAGGTTTCCTGACCGCTGTTGCTAATGTTTTTATTAAATCAGACTCCGGAAGTTTCCCGGAATCGGTGACGGTAGAAAATGTAGAACGTGATCCTACGAAATCATTCTTCAACCTTTTCTGGAAAGGCATTGAACAGGGGTTGAAAAAGACCCTGATTGGTAAAAATGTAGAGAAAACCGAAGCAAAAGTGAAAAATGCGGTTTCTTCCGTAAAAGACATGAAGCAATCTGTGAAGGAAATAAAACAGGAAATTAAAAACAAAACCGCCCCTAAGCCGGAAGAAGAGAAAAAAGAAAAGAAAGGTTTTCTGAAAAAGATATTTAAAAAGAAAGATCATTCAGAAGAATAA